The Porites lutea chromosome 11, jaPorLute2.1, whole genome shotgun sequence genome includes a region encoding these proteins:
- the LOC140952516 gene encoding E3 ubiquitin-protein ligase TRIM71-like: protein MATSQGLECPLCCESFDGQDVSPRMLSCGHSFCTSCLERLLPTDDKITCPTCRNEVNVPQAGVVGLPKNWALLSLIVPDHEGVDGLPICEFCENKHPANSYCLDCEEDMCKIAAGFHTRNKTSRGHRIVSLEPSAVSVKCSKHDEQFCLFDVKRNCMICRSCFTGFRGRQVVSLAEAGSKCKEKLEGLATKARSRAEVIKAAEEGVKDASLDVKASCEEERARIESVFKELRTAIETREKILLNELQQVHNRKTLILTEQRNRLREYQENIESTVKDVLSTIQSLDNANLLDASSNLESTLVAIEKQSFMLEPEAQCIPEFNLNRRRLQYLQDCVNRFGRVSDKSTCAETTTACGSGLERAKRGEEESFTIIAFDAQGLQRTVGGDAFAVELKRGSREKVRVNVRDEKNGSYVVTYTIPSGAKRVDFTLSVRLRGVHIQGSPFAVHIASSLRGKTCKAFSNVASKLTQR, encoded by the exons ATGGCGACATCACAGGGACTCGAGTGTCCACTCTGCTGCGAAAGTTTTGATGGCCAAGACGTCAGCCCTCGTATGCTGAGTTGTGGTCACAGCTTTTGCACAAGCTGCCTGGAGCGGTTACTCCCTACAGATGACAAAATTACCTGCCCAACCTGCAGAAATGAAGTTAACGTACCTCAGGCTGGAGTGGTAGGATTGCCAAAGAATTGGGCATTGTTAAGCCTCATTGTACCTGATCATGAAGGTGTTGATGGTTTGCCCATTTGTGAATTTTGCGAAAATAAGCATCCTGCGAACTCTTATTGCTTGGACTGTGAAGAGGACATGTGCAAGATTGCAGCTGGATTTCACACTCGTAACAAGACCAGTCGTGGCCATCGTATTGTCTCCTTGGAACCGTCCGCTGTATCTGTAAAGTGCTCGAAACATGACGAGCAATTCTGTTTATTTGATGTCAAGCGTAATTGTATGATCTGTAGGAGCTGCTTTACCGGTTTCCGGGGTCGCCAAGTTGTGTCTCTGGCCGAAGCCGGTTCGAAATGTAAAGAGAAATTGGAAGGACTTGCCACTAAAGCCAGATCTAGAGCTGAGGTAATCAAAGCCGCAGAAGAAGGTGTAAAGGATGCGAGTCTTGATGTCAAAGCGTCTTGCGAGGAAGAGCGTGCTCGAATTGAAAGTGTATTCAAAGAG CTTCGCACTGCCATCGaaacaagagagaaaatttTGCTGAATGAGTTGCAACAAGTACACAATAGGAAGACGCTTATCCTGACAGAGCAGCGGAACCGCCTACGCGAATATCAAGAAAATATAGAGAGTACCGTCAAAGATGTTTTGTCGACCATCCAATCATTGGACAATGCCAATCTCCTTGATGCCAGCTCCAATTTAGAGTCCACGCTCGTTGCCATAGAAAAGCAATCCTTCATGCTTGAGCCTGAGGCACAATGTATTCCGGAGTTTAACCTTAATCGTCGTAGACTGCAATACTTGCAGGACTGTGTCAACAGGTTCGGTAGAGTCAGCGATAAGTCGACCTGTGCAGAAACCACCACTGCTTGTGGCTCAGGACTGGAGCGCGCAAAACGAGGAGAGGAGGAATCTTTCACTATCATTGCTTTTGACGCTCAAGGTCTCCAACGTACCGTGGGTGGAGACGCTTTTGCAGTAGAGCTTAAAAGGGGATCACGAGAGAAAGTTAGAGTGAATGTTAGGGACGAAAAAAATGGTAGTTACGTAGTTACTTACACTATTCCTTCAGGTGCTAAACGAGTTGATTTCACATTGAGCGTGCGTTTGCGAGGTGTTCACATCCAAGGCAGCCCTTTTGCTGTACATATAGCATCATCACTACGCGGCAAGACTTGCAAAGCGTTTTCGAATGTAGCTAGTAAACTCACTCAGCGTTGA
- the LOC140952849 gene encoding E3 ubiquitin-protein ligase TRIM71-like, which produces MATSQGLECPVCCESFDGQDVSPRMLSCGHSFCTGCLERLLATDDKIICPTCRNEVNVPQAGVVGLPKNWALLSLIVPDHEGVDGLPICEFCENKHPANSYCLDCEEDMCKIAAGFHTRNKTSRGHRIVSLEPSAVSVKCSKHDEQFRLFDVKRNCMICRSCFTSFQGRDIVSLHEAGSKCKEKLEQLATKARSRAEVIKGVEEGVRDVSLDVKASCDEQRARIESVFEELRTAIETREKILLNELQQVHNRKTLILTEQRNHLREYQENIESSVKDVLSTIQSLDNANLLDASSNLESRLVDVEKQSFMLEPEAQCVPEFNLNRRRLQYLQDDVNSLGTVSDKSTCAETTTACGSGLERAKRGEEESFTINAFDAQGVQRNVGGDAFAVELKSGSGEKIRVNVRDQKNGSYVVTYTIPSGAKRVDYTLSVRLRGAHIKGSPFTVHIASSLRCKTYKALSNAASKLTPR; this is translated from the exons ATGGCGACATCTCAGGGACTCGAGTGTCCAGTCTGTTGTGAAAGTTTTGATGGCCAAGACGTCAGCCCTCGTATGCTGAGTTGTGGTCACAGCTTTTGTACCGGCTGCCTGGAGCGGTTACTCGCTACAGATGACAAAATTATCTGCCCAACCTGCAGAAATGAAGTTAACGTACCTCAGGCTGGAGTGGTAGGATTGCCAAAGAATTGGGCATTGTTAAGCCTCATTGTACCTGATCATGAAGGTGTTGATGGTTTGCCCATTTGTGAATTTTGCGAAAATAAGCATCCTGCGAACTCTTATTGCTTGGACTGTGAAGAGGACATGTGCAAGATTGCAGCTGGATTTCACACTCGTAACAAGACCAGTCGTGGCCATCGTATTGTCTCCTTGGAACCGTCCGCTGTATCTGTAAAGTGCTCGAAACATGACGAGCAATTCCGTTTATTTGATGTCAAGCGTAATTGCATGATCTGTAGGAGCTGCTTTACCAGTTTCCAGGGTCGCGATATTGTGTCTCTACACGAGGCCGGTTCGAAATGTAAAGAGAAATTGGAACAACTTGCCACTAAAGCTAGATCTAGGGCTGAGGTTATCAAAGGCGTGGAGGAAGGTGTAAGGGATGTGAGTCTTGATGTGAAAGCGTCTTGCGACGAACAGCGTGCTCGAATTGAAAGTGTATTCGAAGAG CTTCGTACTGCCATCGAAACAAGGGAGAAAATTTTGCTGAATGAGTTGCAACAAGTACACAATAGGAAGACGCTTATCCTGACAGAGCAGCGGAACCACCTACGCGAATATCAAGAAAATATAGAGAGTTCCGTCAAAGATGTTTTGTCGACCATCCAATCATTGGACAATGCCAATCTCCTTGACGCCAGCTCCAATTTAGAGTCCAGGCTCGTTGATGTAGAGAAACAATCCTTCATGCTTGAGCCTGAGGCACAATGTGTTCCGGAGTTTAACCTTAATCGTCGTAGATTGCAATACTTGCAGGACGATGTCAACAGTTTGGGTACAGTCAGCGATAAGTCTACCTGTGCAGAAACCACCACTGCTTGTGGCTCAGGACTGGAGCGCGCAAAACGAGGAGAGGAGGAATCTTTCACCATCAATGCTTTTGACGCTCAAGGTGTCCAACGTAACGTGGGTGGAGATGCTTTTGCAGTAGAGCTTAAAAGCGGATCAGGAGAGAAAATCAGAGTGAATGTTAGGGACCAAAAAAATGGTAGTTACGTGGTTACTTACACTATTCCTTCAGGTGCTAAACGAGTTGATTACACATTGAGCGTGCGTTTGCGAGGTGCTCACATTAAAGGCAGCCCTTTCACTGTGCACATAGCATCATCACTACGCTGCAAAACTTACAAAGCGCTGTCAAATGCAGCTAGTAAACTCACTCCGCGTTGA